From the genome of Triticum aestivum cultivar Chinese Spring chromosome 1A, IWGSC CS RefSeq v2.1, whole genome shotgun sequence:
TCTCACTTGGGTTGGTAATGTTTGCCTTCAGTTTGCTGGTGGAGCTTTGGATGGCGAGAATGGATGTGTCCCAAGGATGTCGTGCATGTAAGGTTTAGGAGGATATTTATCTTCTCTTGATTTAATTTGTTCACGCATCAACACAATCGTACGATCCGCGTTTGTCCTATTTGCAGGGGGGACGgttgccccgggcccccaaaattgAGGGGCCCCTCCCCACTGTAGCCTAAAGTATGTGCCATGGAATCACGCAAAGGTAGCGATCCTTCCTATTCCATCACGGAGCAATCTCTAGATCCTACGCCgtccttttctctcttaatttattTCCTTAAGTCCGGTCGCCAGTTCGCCGCCTCGTCGATGCTGATCTCTATTCCTGTGCTTCCGGATCGCAAGATGCAGCCAGTACTAGGCGGCGCTGCTTTCTCTCCCGACTAATTCGGGCGACGAACATGCACACAGGCATCGCCGATTCATCGAGCGCCACATCGTCTATAGGCTCATCGCTGAACGCCCTACATACCACCAACGATGATCCATCTAAGGTATATTATATTACCACTAGTCCCTACGCCCTACTCTCGATGAGTTTAGTACTACTGATTAAGTATTTTATCCTTTGAATACATGGTGCATAGCTGGCACAGATTAATCTTTGAtgccattttttctttatttttagcACGTTGAAAACAGACAATACGGTGTTTAGATGAGTTGATACAATCAGAGGGATGCTCTTGATAAAAATTTCAAAACTAATACCGGTGCTTCGTTGATCCCAAATGGTGAATCAGGGATTGTTGTGGAGGAAGAGGAACAAATTGACGGGAATTCTGAATATGAACAAGACGAAAATGTTGATATCAATATCAGTGATAAAAATGTAACTAGCCCTAATAGTATAATTATTTGAACTGGTGCACAAACacaaactgctagtgttgatgatcaTCTGTTTTTGCTTTTTTTAATAAAAAAGATTATCAATTTCACTTTGTCAGATAGTGTAATGTCTACTACGGTGATTTTCAAACATGTGAAGTCGACGTTTATCTTAATGCCTGTGTTGCTTGTCATCTTATTTACAGTTCCATATAACTGTCGCATCGGtcgaaagaagtttttcaaagatagaatTATTGAAGAACTATTTGAGATCAATAATGACACTACGAAGTTTAAATGGTTTTGAAAAATTATGCATCAAGAGAAAATTATTTGACGAGCTTGACCTCGGCCCTGTCGTTAGTGACTATACATCGAAGAATTTTAGAATTTTTTAAAGGTGAAATCTATAATTATCTCATATGTATATTGTTTTTATGTATTTAACTGATTATTTGTAATATTTTATATGTGCATATATCTTTTATTATTACTATATTTTTTATTCTAGGGGCCCCTAGTTTTGGATTCGCCCCGGGCCCCAAAAATTTTAGGACCGGCCCTGGCTCCAACACACCATAAACACATGGAGTTACAATACATATGGAAAAGTTTTTTTGAAAGATATGCAAAGTAAAACTTGCCATAAAAGCGTCCTAATAGAAAATAAACGACCATATAGTGGGTTGTTCATAGATAATTAAAGTGTTATGAAGAAATATGAGGAAGATAAAAAGTCTGACTCAACCACATCACTATATATGGTTATCAGAGACCAACTATGTCTAGGTTCTTATTCTGAAACAACAACAATAGATATTTCTTAAACAAGTCTAAGAAATGTCCACTTAACAAGCCGAGAAaccactataaatacccccaaCGGTCAAcaacaacaatgaaaataattaaaaaaacaatTCCTGCTCAGGTCTCTCATATAATTCCTACTACATCATCATGTTGACTATTTCATTTGAATCCAATGTAGTAGATTCCCGTTGCGGAGTAGGTGTCGATGTAGGAATACCTATGTGCATCATTTGCGGGTGATGATCCAGGCATGACATAGGTTGCATATGTAGCGAAGACATTTGATCATGGATCTGGAACGCCGGAGCTGGCTCGGGGATGTAGTTGTTTTTCACAGCAAAATCTGTTGTTGTAGTGGGGAGGTAGCTAAGTGAGGTGTTCTGGGTTGGCAATGGATTATCACAGATACCATCCAATGGGGAGCCACTGAAAGGAATCCTGAGAGATGTGCCAGATATTGCTTGAGGAAAATTGTTGGTGCATGTAACCCTCTTCATAGTTTCCTCGGCCATCTTTACCTGCAATGCAACCATGTTAAATGTTAAACACCTACACAAGTTAATATATTGTCCACAATGAAACTATGTTTGTTACTATGTCGTTGCATTGGTTGTCACCATTCACGAGTTGATTCGTTACTACATTTAATGCAAGAATTTGATGGAAGAAGGATAAACATTTGTGGCCATCAAGACTTGGTACCCATGCCTCTCCATTGGATGCATGGAATCACCTGACGATTTGAACTTCAGGTCGACATCACCATCTTCGCACCTATTTTCTCGGGCATATTAATTTTTGTTCATACTTCGTTTGCACAGTTGCCTTGATTGTTTGTGATGTTCTTGCAACTTTCTGGATTGCTCGCATCACATACAATTGTTAATATAGAATTACACTAAAATACCTTTCGTTTCAACAATATCATTAAAATGATATTATCATATATATAATTTGATAGTCACCTTTCCACCCCTCCATCCAGTCAACACTATTGATCCTTCAAATTCTCTCAACATTTAATTGGGGTACTGAAACTCATTGTAGCTATGCACATTGACACATGTTTGCTAGAGGATAATTCAGAATTCAATATGTAACACACCAATGTAGAAGCAAGACATACCTTTGCTTCTAGGGTTTCAACATTTGCCTTGAGTACCCTATTGTCAATAGAGATATTAATGTATCTCTGACTTACATCTGCAAGATGTCTTATCAAAGAGTTATTTGCGACTCTTAATAGTGAGACATGTATTGTTTTAGCAGCGGTCATCAGATTCCTTGCTCACGTAGTATGCAATATTCATCTTGAGAAGTAAAATAGTGTTTAAAATATCAGACCTGCTCCTCTAGTTCCTTCGTATGAGCTGCTTTTCTACTCCTTGAGCGTCTCGCCGAATCCCTGTTAGATTCTTTCCTGAAATCATATGAGGAATCTGCTTAAAAGGCGGAACTTGAGGGCTAAACGACAACAAAAATATATGCTCACAAATGTTTGCCAAATATGATAATTGGTATTGGTGTATTTGGCATACAATGTAATTAAACGTAAAATGTTCATTAACGTGCATGAGACATGCACACCCATTTCAATAAGAAGAGGGGTAAAACTGCATGAGATAAAAAAATTGTAGTTTGTGATCACGACAAGCTCCACCAAAAATTCTAACCATGCTAAATCAGGTTTCACACTATGAAGACACCAACAACAACAAAATAAGATATATCTAGTGAGTCTTCTCACACAAATATCAATTCACCCTCCATATGCAACGTTGATTGCGTGGAAATGTTTCAAATTAATTTGTACAACTATATGGATAATAATGCATAAAAAATCATAAATGTGTTCCTAAGTACATGCCAAGGTGCATGAAAATCAATCAAAATTTTGGATAAAATCTAAGGTATAAGCCAACTCCATCCAGTACAAAGCCACAAAGAGACTAACAAAATTGATGTAGGGAAAACTAAAGATAAACAATACAGATATCTCCACATAAGGAAAAAAACATTGCACACACAAGTTATAGTAGAAAAAGTAGGATTTTATGGAAGGACCACGAAATAAATATACAACATATTTTACCTCTTATTCGCTTTCTCTGCACTAATATGCATAGTTCCAATTGTTTGTGCCTCCCCTTCCATATCACCATCTGATGGTGATGGCTCCAATGAGGAAGAGCTAAGTTGATGCACACTGACATCTGCACAACCATATGACATTTGTTGCACGTGAATCTCATTACCCATATGCACACAAATAGTACAGCGAAACAACTATATATGAAAACAAGTGATGCAGTCAACTTAGCTTAGCATATATTATTCCATAATATTGTTTCATAAGTAGTGAAGACGTAACT
Proteins encoded in this window:
- the LOC123171219 gene encoding bZIP transcription factor RISBZ1 isoform X2, giving the protein MEPVFFSLEEAMPEPDSNPCRTASPPLEAHVLAGGLGGVGAGKVVGGGATNECATEWCFHESVDEPWLLNVPTAPVANPEASTLYPNPTAEGSRKRPYDVHEMVGAVEVIPTPPAASPEVDPVAYNAMLRRKLDAHLAAVAMLRGICRQSSHDNGASQNPDSIQGSENHTEDVSVHQLSSSSLEPSPSDGDMEGEAQTIGTMHISAEKANKRKESNRDSARRSRSRKAAHTKELEEQVSLLRVANNSLIRHLADVSQRYINISIDNRVLKANVETLEAKVKMAEETMKRVTCTNNFPQAISGTSLRIPFSGSPLDGICDNPLPTQNTSLSYLPTTTTDFAVKNNYIPEPAPAFQIHDQMSSLHMQPMSCLDHHPQMMHIGIPTSTPTPQRESTTLDSNEIVNMMM
- the LOC123171219 gene encoding bZIP transcription factor RISBZ1 isoform X3, translating into MEPVFFSLEEAMPEPDSNPCRTASPPLEAHVLAGGLGGVGAGKVVGGGATNECATEWCFHESVDEPWLLNVPTAPVANPEASTLYPNPTAEGSRKRPYDVHEMVGAVEVIPTPPAASPEVDPVAYNAMLRRKLDAHLAAVAMLRNTQGICRQSSHDNGASQNPDSIQGSENHTEDVSVHQLSSSSLEPSPSDGDMEGEAQTIGTMHISAEKANKRKESNRDSARRSRSRKAAHTKELEEQVKMAEETMKRVTCTNNFPQAISGTSLRIPFSGSPLDGICDNPLPTQNTSLSYLPTTTTDFAVKNNYIPEPAPAFQIHDQMSSLHMQPMSCLDHHPQMMHIGIPTSTPTPQRESTTLDSNEIVNMMM
- the LOC123171219 gene encoding bZIP transcription factor RISBZ1 isoform X1 — translated: MEPVFFSLEEAMPEPDSNPCRTASPPLEAHVLAGGLGGVGAGKVVGGGATNECATEWCFHESVDEPWLLNVPTAPVANPEASTLYPNPTAEGSRKRPYDVHEMVGAVEVIPTPPAASPEVDPVAYNAMLRRKLDAHLAAVAMLRNTQGICRQSSHDNGASQNPDSIQGSENHTEDVSVHQLSSSSLEPSPSDGDMEGEAQTIGTMHISAEKANKRKESNRDSARRSRSRKAAHTKELEEQVSLLRVANNSLIRHLADVSQRYINISIDNRVLKANVETLEAKVKMAEETMKRVTCTNNFPQAISGTSLRIPFSGSPLDGICDNPLPTQNTSLSYLPTTTTDFAVKNNYIPEPAPAFQIHDQMSSLHMQPMSCLDHHPQMMHIGIPTSTPTPQRESTTLDSNEIVNMMM